From the Candidatus Deferrimicrobiaceae bacterium genome, the window TGATGTTTATCGAGCGCCTGGAGAGACTCCGGCTCCTGGGAGCCTGGAAAGCGGTTCGCCGCCTGGGATTGTGGTCGGAACGGATGGTCAATCCGCGGCGTCGTGACAAGGCGTTCCCGCTGACGAGGGAGGACAAGGCGCTGTTCCTTGCGGGGGTGGAGCGGTACGCCGGTTTCGTCTCGCTGTACAACGCAGCGGACAAGGAGGCCCTGTACGGCCCCTTGCTGCGGGAAACCCGCGGCGATGTCGCGGGATACTGGAAAGACCGGTCCGGGGACACCGAGGGCCTGAGCCGGTATCTCTATAGGGAGCAGACCGGCTTCCTTCCGGAAGACGTCCTCTGCAAGGTGGACATCTGCAGCATGCTGAATTCGCTGGAGTGCCGCTCCCCCCTGCTCGACCATGTGCTGGTCGAATTCGCGGCTTCCCTGCCCGGGGAGTACAAATTGCGGGGGAAGGAGGGCAAGTTCATCTTCCGCAAGACGTTCGGGGACTGGTTCCGGCCGGGTTTCTTCGACGCCCCCAAGGTCGGTTTCGCCGCGCCCACGCATGTCTGGCTGAAAGGGGAACTCGGGGACTTGTGCAGAAACGAGATCCTGACAAGCAGGCCCCTGGGCAGACTGCTTAAAAGGGACGCGGTTGTTGAACTGTTTCACGACGTCGAATCGAACCACAAGAAGATCTGGAACCTCTTCATGCTGTCCCAATGGTTTCCGGCGTTCCGCGTGGACATATGACGGTCCTGTACCCCGTCCCCGAGCCGCTCCCCGGCAAGAGCGCGCGCTTCATCCAGATCGTGCATACATGCCACGCCCTGGCGCGGGCGGGATGTGCGGTCCGCCTCATGACGGGACTTCGCCCGGGAATCGGAGAGGAGGAGCTGTTCCGCCATTACGGGCTGGAACCGGTCGAGGGCCTTGCCGTCGTCCGGCTCCCCGTTCTTCGGGGGGCCGTCTCCTGGAACGCTCCCTTCCACCTGTCGTTCCTGATGCACGCGAGGAAACGGGAGGGAGCCGTCATCTTCGCGCGGTACCTGAAGCTTGCCCATTTCCTGATCCGGACCCGACGGGTGCACCGCCTCCCCGTGGTGTTCGAGGCGCACGAGATCTTCCACCGGACCACAGAGAATCCGGGGAAGGCCGGGACTCTCCAGGAGATGGAATCCCTGGTCTACCGGGAATCCGACGCGGTCATCGCCATCACCTCCGCCCTGGGGGAGGAGATTGCGTCCCTTTTCGGCAGGCAGGTGGAGAAGGTCATCCCCGACGGCGTCCGGGCGGATTTCCTTGCCGTCCCCCGTTCCGGGAGAGGAACCGGCATTCTCTACCTCGGACAACTCTACCCGTGGAAGGGGGTGGATGTTCTCATCCGGGCGCTCCGGTTTCTGGAAGGGGAAAGAGTTACGATCGTGGGGGGAGAGGGGGAACGGGCGCGGGATCTCGAACGGCTCGCCGTGGAGGAGGGGGTGGCCGGGCGGGTCGAGTTCCGGGGGA encodes:
- a CDS encoding glycosyltransferase family 4 protein, which translates into the protein MTVLYPVPEPLPGKSARFIQIVHTCHALARAGCAVRLMTGLRPGIGEEELFRHYGLEPVEGLAVVRLPVLRGAVSWNAPFHLSFLMHARKREGAVIFARYLKLAHFLIRTRRVHRLPVVFEAHEIFHRTTENPGKAGTLQEMESLVYRESDAVIAITSALGEEIASLFGRQVEKVIPDGVRADFLAVPRSGRGTGILYLGQLYPWKGVDVLIRALRFLEGERVTIVGGEGERARDLERLAVEEGVAGRVEFRGTVPHAEVRKFLEEARVAVLPNLAGGVSRFTSPLKLFEYMAAGVPVVASDLPAFREVLRDGENAVLVPPGDPEALAAGIGRVLEDEALASRIAARAREEAAEYTWDRRAGKIREVLENLRR